A genomic segment from Candidatus Viadribacter manganicus encodes:
- a CDS encoding M28 family metallopeptidase, translated as MNLRHILSAGVIALAACATSDQSAAPTTDIAAFRHAPLSAEALIEHVRVLGSDEFEGRAPGTNGERLTIEYLQRAYAAAGLQPGVVLANGERSWVQETPLVAATLTNTPTLTLSGTDGERTYAYATQFSAWTRRLDPTVDIANAPLVFVGYGIHAPELGWNDYEGVDMRGKIAVILINDPDFETGDDRGFGGRAMTYYGRWTYKFEEAGRQGAAGAIIIHETAPAAYPWAVIQSSTGSARWDIVRADRGASRAGFEGWINNEVAMETFRRARLDFNELKSRAQRPGFRAVRMNLTGSLHLETRAEERTTYNVVGVLPGTERPNETIIYTAHWDHLGHCPPVDGDDICNGAFDNATGTSALIELARRFHAQGPTDRTVAFIALTAEEQGLLGALYYMQHPLFAPRDTVAAINMDGINAFGRTHEIEVRGFGQSEMDDLLTTAIQAQGRRVAPDSSPEAGYYYRSDHLHFAQLGIPVLYTSRGIDMLDGGIERGRALSQAYVANVYHKPADEVTDAWDMSGGAEDLEALYAVGHRLADGNEWPQWRANSEFRAAREASRR; from the coding sequence ATGAATTTACGCCACATCTTGTCGGCGGGTGTGATCGCACTGGCCGCTTGCGCGACGTCGGATCAATCCGCGGCGCCAACTACCGACATCGCCGCTTTTAGACATGCGCCGCTTTCCGCTGAAGCGTTGATCGAGCACGTGCGCGTGCTTGGCTCGGATGAATTCGAAGGTCGCGCGCCCGGTACGAATGGTGAGCGGCTTACGATCGAATACTTGCAGCGCGCTTACGCCGCCGCTGGCCTTCAGCCTGGTGTCGTGCTGGCGAACGGCGAACGTTCCTGGGTGCAGGAAACGCCGTTGGTGGCGGCGACACTCACCAACACGCCAACCTTGACGCTGTCCGGGACCGATGGTGAGCGGACGTATGCCTATGCGACGCAGTTTTCCGCTTGGACGCGCCGTCTCGATCCCACAGTCGATATCGCCAACGCGCCGCTGGTATTCGTCGGCTACGGCATCCATGCGCCGGAGCTCGGCTGGAACGACTACGAAGGCGTCGACATGCGCGGCAAGATCGCCGTCATTCTGATCAATGATCCTGATTTCGAAACCGGCGACGATCGCGGTTTCGGTGGTCGCGCCATGACTTACTATGGCCGCTGGACTTACAAGTTTGAGGAAGCTGGCCGTCAAGGCGCTGCTGGCGCCATCATCATCCACGAAACGGCGCCTGCGGCGTATCCTTGGGCAGTCATTCAATCGTCCACCGGAAGCGCGCGATGGGACATCGTCCGCGCCGATCGCGGCGCCAGTCGCGCTGGCTTCGAAGGTTGGATCAACAACGAAGTCGCGATGGAGACTTTCCGCCGTGCTCGTCTGGATTTCAATGAATTGAAGTCGCGCGCTCAGCGCCCCGGCTTCCGCGCGGTGCGCATGAACCTCACAGGATCATTGCACCTGGAAACGCGCGCCGAAGAGCGCACCACCTACAATGTGGTCGGTGTTCTTCCAGGGACTGAACGCCCGAATGAAACGATCATCTACACGGCGCACTGGGATCACCTTGGCCATTGCCCGCCGGTGGACGGCGATGACATTTGCAACGGCGCCTTCGACAACGCGACAGGTACGAGTGCATTGATCGAACTCGCGCGTCGTTTCCATGCACAAGGCCCAACCGATCGAACGGTAGCGTTCATCGCGCTCACGGCCGAGGAGCAGGGCCTGCTTGGCGCTCTTTACTACATGCAGCACCCGCTGTTCGCGCCGCGCGATACCGTTGCCGCCATCAACATGGACGGCATCAATGCGTTCGGGCGCACCCACGAGATCGAGGTGCGTGGGTTTGGCCAAAGTGAGATGGATGACCTGTTGACCACCGCCATCCAAGCGCAGGGCCGCCGCGTGGCGCCGGATTCATCGCCGGAGGCCGGGTACTATTATCGCTCGGACCACCTGCACTTTGCCCAACTCGGCATCCCGGTGCTTTACACTTCGCGCGGCATCGACATGCTTGATGGTGGCATCGAGCGGGGCCGCGCGCTGTCGCAGGCTTACGTCGCCAATGTCTATCACAAGCCCGCAGACGAAGTGACGGACGCTTGGGACATGAGCGGTGGCGCTGAAGACTTGGAGGCGCTCTATGCTGTTGGTCACCGTCTTGCCGATGGAAACGAATGGCCCCAATGGCGCGCGAATTCCGAATTCCGCGCCGCGCGCGAAGCCTCGCGTCGCTGA
- the murA gene encoding UDP-N-acetylglucosamine 1-carboxyvinyltransferase → MDRIVITGGAPLNGTIPIFGAKNSALKLQAAALLSADPVMLENMPDLADTRFMAQLLNTLGVEITWIKETHTLRMHAAEIVSTIAPYDQVRKMRASFNVLGPLLARAGHATVSLPGGCAIGARPVDLHLKAFEAMGADIVIEQGYVKAAALRGLKGAEIDFPFVSVGATEHAMLAAVLAHGDTVLKNTAREPEIIDLADCLNAMGAKVEGAGTSEIRIKGVAKLSGVKHPVVADRIEAGTYAMAAAAAGGNVLLSGARFEHLGAMLKFLRDAGVRVEAEGRGIRVQRKLTDRMNAVDFETEPFPGFPTDLQAQAMALMCMADGVSRIKETIFENRFMHAPELARLGAKIEVHGNEAVVTGVPKLVGAPVMATDLRASVSLVVAGLAAEGETTVNRVYHLDRGFEKLEAKLQACGAQIVREREDQAA, encoded by the coding sequence ATGGATCGTATTGTCATAACGGGCGGCGCCCCGCTCAACGGAACTATCCCGATTTTCGGGGCGAAAAACTCGGCGCTTAAGCTCCAGGCGGCGGCCTTGCTGTCTGCCGATCCGGTCATGCTCGAAAACATGCCGGATCTCGCGGACACGCGCTTTATGGCGCAGCTGCTGAATACGCTGGGCGTCGAGATCACCTGGATCAAGGAAACGCATACCCTGCGGATGCATGCGGCCGAGATCGTGTCGACGATCGCGCCGTACGATCAGGTGCGGAAGATGCGCGCTTCGTTCAACGTGCTTGGCCCGCTGCTGGCGCGCGCTGGCCACGCAACAGTTTCGCTGCCTGGCGGTTGCGCCATTGGCGCGCGTCCGGTGGACCTGCACTTGAAGGCGTTCGAAGCGATGGGCGCGGACATCGTCATCGAGCAGGGTTACGTGAAAGCGGCGGCTCTGCGTGGGCTGAAGGGCGCTGAAATCGATTTTCCGTTCGTTTCAGTCGGCGCAACCGAGCACGCGATGTTGGCGGCCGTCTTGGCGCACGGCGACACAGTTCTCAAGAACACCGCGCGCGAGCCGGAGATCATCGACCTTGCCGATTGCCTGAACGCGATGGGCGCGAAGGTGGAAGGCGCCGGCACAAGCGAAATCCGCATCAAGGGTGTCGCGAAACTTTCGGGCGTGAAGCATCCTGTGGTGGCCGATCGCATCGAAGCGGGCACCTACGCGATGGCGGCGGCTGCGGCGGGCGGCAACGTTTTGCTTTCCGGCGCGCGCTTCGAACATCTTGGCGCGATGCTGAAATTCTTGCGCGATGCGGGTGTGCGGGTCGAAGCCGAGGGGCGCGGCATCCGCGTGCAGCGCAAGCTCACCGATCGTATGAACGCGGTCGATTTCGAAACGGAGCCGTTCCCCGGTTTCCCGACAGACCTGCAAGCTCAGGCCATGGCGCTGATGTGCATGGCCGACGGCGTTTCGCGGATCAAAGAAACCATTTTCGAAAATCGCTTCATGCACGCACCGGAATTGGCCCGTCTTGGCGCGAAGATCGAAGTGCATGGCAATGAAGCCGTGGTGACGGGCGTTCCAAAGCTTGTCGGTGCGCCGGTGATGGCGACGGATCTGCGTGCTTCAGTCAGTCTCGTTGTAGCTGGCCTTGCGGCTGAAGGTGAAACCACGGTCAACCGCGTCTATCACCTCGATCGCGGCTTTGAGAAACTGGAAGCCAAGCTGCAAGCCTGCGGCGCGCAAATCGTACGGGAACGAGAAGACCAGGCGGCATGA
- a CDS encoding glutathione S-transferase family protein: MTIKLYGSAYSGNCLKPKWVLDRLGVAYEWIETDSFDGSTRKPEFLALNPAGQVPVIVLEDGRLLAQSNAMMLHFAEGSNLIPTDAYDRAKMFEWLFWEQYSHEPQIAVRIARKHFLGKRDDELDPSLLVKGNAALARMELQLKQTPFLVGGAFTLADVALVAYTRKAHLGGFELKDYPAVRRWVARVEELLGIESALPANG, translated from the coding sequence ATGACAATCAAGCTCTATGGCAGTGCGTATAGCGGCAATTGTCTGAAGCCGAAGTGGGTGCTCGATCGCCTTGGCGTCGCTTACGAATGGATCGAGACGGACAGTTTTGACGGCTCGACACGCAAGCCCGAATTCCTTGCTCTCAATCCAGCGGGTCAGGTGCCGGTGATTGTGCTTGAGGACGGGCGCCTGCTCGCACAATCGAACGCCATGATGCTGCACTTCGCTGAAGGCAGTAATCTCATTCCGACTGACGCCTATGACCGCGCCAAAATGTTCGAATGGTTGTTCTGGGAGCAGTACAGCCACGAGCCGCAAATCGCGGTGCGGATTGCCCGCAAGCACTTCCTCGGCAAGCGCGACGACGAGCTAGATCCGTCGCTGCTGGTGAAGGGCAATGCGGCGCTCGCCCGGATGGAGCTTCAGTTGAAACAAACGCCGTTTCTCGTCGGCGGCGCCTTCACTTTGGCTGACGTCGCCCTTGTGGCGTACACGCGCAAAGCTCACCTCGGTGGCTTCGAGCTTAAAGATTACCCTGCCGTTAGGAGATGGGTCGCGCGTGTCGAAGAGCTACTCGGAATTGAATCCGCGCTACCCGCAAACGGTTAA
- the infA gene encoding translation initiation factor IF-1 produces the protein MAKEELLEFAGTVIELLPNATFRIELENGHEIIGHTAGKMRKNRIRVLAGDKVLVEMSPYDLTKGRVTYRFK, from the coding sequence ATGGCAAAGGAAGAACTACTGGAATTCGCCGGAACCGTGATTGAGCTTCTGCCCAACGCGACGTTCCGGATCGAACTTGAGAACGGCCACGAGATCATCGGGCACACCGCTGGCAAGATGCGCAAGAACCGCATCCGCGTGCTGGCCGGGGATAAAGTGCTGGTTGAGATGTCGCCCTATGATCTGACCAAGGGGCGTGTGACGTATCGCTTCAAGTAA
- a CDS encoding YjgN family protein, with product MTAEAAPSQTFAHSGKFFNVLGLALKNAGLTILTLTMYRFWARTSMRRRLWSRTWVLGDPLEYTGGAGELFRGFLISLPCFFLPAIFVFYIAPIAMEPLAAGWLTFGFYVFSVPLVAAARFWMRRYQLSRTRWRGIRLGLAGSAWGFAGASWGWWVLQMLSLGWYTPAARINRARLMWENTRFGDQPFQFHAQDGESPQKGMWWPFAMGWIGMVVVAFAGPITAGVIAVTNGVDLTQGDPASVIAIYAGMLAFYAIGWLICWAPYNAAAMNRIAAQITLDGARFKLRAKTFSLLGVTALGWFFIVCSLGLLAPVAGFLQVRYVLNRLELIELPRFATIGQSVLEDSNAGESLGDAFDLDMGVGVI from the coding sequence ATGACGGCCGAAGCCGCGCCAAGCCAGACTTTCGCTCACAGCGGCAAGTTCTTCAACGTGCTTGGGCTCGCCTTGAAGAACGCGGGCCTCACCATACTAACCCTCACCATGTACCGCTTCTGGGCGCGCACCTCGATGCGGCGGCGGCTCTGGTCACGTACATGGGTGCTCGGCGACCCGCTCGAATACACGGGCGGCGCCGGCGAACTGTTCCGCGGCTTCCTGATCTCGCTGCCGTGCTTTTTCCTGCCGGCCATATTCGTTTTCTACATCGCGCCCATCGCCATGGAGCCGCTAGCCGCTGGCTGGCTGACCTTCGGCTTTTACGTTTTCTCCGTGCCGCTCGTCGCCGCCGCCCGCTTCTGGATGCGCCGCTATCAACTCTCCCGCACACGCTGGCGCGGCATCCGTCTCGGGCTCGCAGGTTCAGCTTGGGGCTTTGCGGGCGCGTCGTGGGGCTGGTGGGTTCTGCAGATGCTCTCACTTGGCTGGTACACGCCCGCAGCGCGCATCAACCGCGCCCGGCTCATGTGGGAGAACACGCGCTTCGGCGATCAGCCATTTCAATTTCACGCGCAAGACGGGGAGTCCCCACAAAAAGGCATGTGGTGGCCATTCGCGATGGGCTGGATCGGAATGGTCGTCGTCGCCTTCGCCGGACCGATCACTGCCGGCGTCATCGCCGTCACCAATGGCGTCGATCTAACCCAGGGCGATCCAGCGAGCGTGATCGCCATCTATGCGGGCATGCTAGCATTCTACGCGATCGGTTGGTTGATCTGCTGGGCGCCCTACAACGCCGCTGCGATGAACCGCATCGCCGCGCAGATCACGCTCGACGGCGCCCGCTTCAAGCTTCGTGCAAAAACCTTCTCACTGCTCGGCGTCACAGCCTTGGGCTGGTTCTTCATTGTCTGCTCGCTTGGCTTGTTGGCGCCCGTCGCTGGCTTTCTGCAGGTGCGCTACGTGCTCAACCGCCTCGAACTCATCGAGCTGCCGCGCTTTGCCACGATCGGCCAATCCGTTCTCGAAGACTCGAACGCGGGCGAAAGCCTGGGTGACGCATTTGATCTCGACATGGGCGTGGGGGTGATCTGA
- a CDS encoding UPF0262 family protein produces the protein MSERNRLFEINLDEASVAPASANVEHDRRIALFDLKESNSFAVQGEDRGPYVLLLGMSEGRLVLDVSDEARDRIILHQAPLGALRKIVKDYALICESYNAAIRDAPPSRIEALDMGRRGLHNEAAEVLQELLSSHFTIDNETARRLFTLVCALHVRG, from the coding sequence ATGAGCGAACGCAACCGCCTCTTTGAGATCAACCTCGATGAAGCGTCGGTTGCGCCGGCGTCCGCAAACGTAGAGCATGATCGCCGCATCGCGCTTTTCGATCTGAAGGAATCCAACTCCTTCGCGGTACAAGGCGAAGATCGTGGGCCCTATGTGCTGCTGCTCGGGATGTCCGAGGGTCGGCTTGTGCTCGACGTGAGCGACGAAGCGCGCGATCGCATCATCCTTCACCAGGCCCCGCTCGGCGCGTTGCGCAAGATCGTCAAGGACTACGCGCTGATTTGCGAAAGCTACAACGCCGCTATCCGCGATGCGCCGCCGAGCCGCATCGAGGCTCTCGACATGGGGCGGCGCGGCTTGCACAATGAGGCGGCTGAGGTCCTGCAGGAACTTCTCTCCAGCCATTTCACCATCGACAATGAGACCGCACGGCGCCTGTTCACGCTGGTGTGTGCGCTGCATGTCCGAGGCTGA
- a CDS encoding low molecular weight phosphatase family protein codes for MSEADALPASVLFACTHNVIRSPMAAELMRMQFGSAVRVDSVGLRPGEEVSYMAAFVMDEAGGDISGYTPKGFDFFETDYFEGGPFDLIVSLSPEAHHTALELVPRLAAAAEYWPTFDPSLAEGSREQVLMEYRTVRDGLARRIAARFQRPSTG; via the coding sequence ATGTCCGAGGCTGACGCACTTCCGGCGTCGGTGCTGTTTGCCTGCACCCACAATGTGATCCGCTCGCCCATGGCCGCGGAACTCATGCGCATGCAGTTTGGCTCCGCCGTCCGTGTCGACAGCGTAGGTCTTCGTCCAGGCGAAGAGGTTTCCTATATGGCGGCATTCGTGATGGATGAGGCGGGCGGCGATATCTCCGGATACACGCCCAAGGGCTTCGATTTCTTCGAAACGGACTATTTCGAGGGCGGGCCCTTCGACCTGATTGTTTCGTTGAGCCCGGAGGCTCACCACACAGCGTTGGAGCTTGTCCCGAGGCTCGCTGCCGCGGCGGAGTACTGGCCGACCTTTGACCCCTCCTTGGCGGAAGGTTCGCGCGAACAAGTGCTTATGGAGTATCGGACGGTGCGGGATGGCTTGGCCCGGCGCATCGCCGCACGGTTTCAGCGGCCATCGACGGGATAG
- a CDS encoding M48 family metallopeptidase has translation MQARYANGRAAVFNDAEIELAPEKLVIRTGEAAIEWDYADLSRTDDHNGRIILRRKKLDTGERIMFGDWYDGELAAVAPHLMKPHAQGVEGRRTVIALVTLAWSLAGAFLVGIPYAADPMARAMPEKYRTQIADISWSQVNAFTAQCDDSDEATQILNDLAYRIMERSDVAERDDIWITIADASFPNAFALPDNSIIVTDELIGMAQHPDELTGVLAHEIAHIEHNHIMRNVVRQIGAGIFFDVVFGGAGAGQAIAIASVNLAGLRYSRGDESDADSRGMDYLDAAGVSTAGIARMFDRFQDYEEEAGVDDIPSMLSSHPASQERALAAQARAREGLAPSLDDRQWRIVQQACGGADDIIEDTEEPQPNGD, from the coding sequence ATGCAGGCCCGTTACGCCAATGGCCGCGCCGCTGTTTTCAACGACGCCGAAATCGAACTCGCGCCAGAAAAGCTGGTCATCCGGACGGGCGAAGCCGCCATCGAATGGGACTATGCCGATCTTTCGCGCACCGATGACCACAACGGCCGCATCATCCTGCGCCGCAAGAAGCTCGATACCGGCGAACGCATTATGTTCGGCGACTGGTACGATGGTGAGCTCGCGGCAGTCGCCCCGCATTTGATGAAACCGCACGCGCAGGGCGTCGAGGGCCGGCGCACCGTCATCGCGCTGGTCACGCTCGCTTGGTCGCTGGCGGGCGCATTCTTGGTCGGCATACCCTACGCGGCCGATCCGATGGCGCGCGCGATGCCGGAGAAGTATCGCACCCAAATCGCCGACATCTCTTGGTCGCAAGTCAACGCGTTCACGGCCCAGTGCGACGATTCCGATGAAGCTACCCAGATCCTGAACGATCTGGCCTACCGCATCATGGAACGCTCCGACGTTGCCGAGCGCGACGACATTTGGATCACCATCGCCGACGCCAGCTTCCCCAATGCGTTCGCACTGCCGGACAATTCGATTATCGTCACCGATGAACTCATCGGCATGGCCCAGCACCCCGACGAATTAACCGGCGTGCTTGCGCACGAGATCGCGCACATCGAGCACAATCACATCATGCGCAACGTCGTCCGCCAGATCGGGGCGGGCATTTTCTTCGACGTCGTGTTTGGCGGCGCCGGCGCGGGCCAAGCCATCGCCATCGCCTCGGTCAACCTCGCGGGCCTCCGCTATAGCCGCGGCGACGAAAGCGACGCTGACAGCCGCGGCATGGATTATCTCGACGCCGCCGGCGTCAGCACCGCTGGCATCGCGCGCATGTTCGATCGATTCCAGGACTACGAAGAGGAAGCCGGCGTCGATGACATCCCAAGCATGCTTTCAAGTCACCCCGCCTCACAGGAACGCGCGCTCGCCGCTCAAGCGCGCGCCCGCGAAGGCCTCGCGCCCTCACTCGACGACCGCCAATGGCGCATCGTTCAACAAGCCTGCGGGGGCGCAGACGACATCATCGAGGACACAGAAGAGCCGCAGCCGAACGGCGACTAG
- a CDS encoding Maf family protein encodes MTRLVLASASPRRLALLAQIGITPDEVIAADIDETPLKDETPRYLAVRLARQKAEAVKAVGAIVLAADTVVAVGRRVLPKAESEAEARACLRLLSGRSHRVYTGVAVKTPSGELRDRLVESRVAFKVLGASEVEAYIASGEWYGKAGGYAAQGLAGRYITSIVGSYSSVIGLPLYETANLIESAR; translated from the coding sequence ATGACCCGCCTAGTGCTCGCCAGCGCGAGCCCGCGCCGGTTGGCGCTTTTGGCGCAGATCGGGATCACGCCCGACGAGGTGATCGCAGCCGACATCGACGAAACGCCACTCAAGGACGAAACGCCGCGCTATCTGGCTGTGCGTCTCGCGCGCCAGAAGGCGGAGGCTGTGAAGGCGGTTGGCGCGATTGTGCTGGCCGCCGACACAGTGGTTGCAGTTGGACGGCGCGTCTTGCCCAAGGCGGAGTCCGAAGCCGAGGCGCGCGCGTGTTTGCGTTTGCTCTCGGGGCGCTCACACCGGGTTTACACAGGGGTCGCAGTGAAGACGCCAAGTGGCGAACTGCGAGATCGTCTGGTTGAATCGCGCGTTGCGTTCAAAGTGTTAGGCGCCAGTGAAGTGGAAGCCTATATCGCAAGCGGTGAATGGTACGGCAAAGCAGGCGGTTATGCGGCGCAAGGCTTGGCGGGCCGCTACATCACTTCGATCGTCGGTTCATATTCGAGCGTCATTGGCCTGCCGCTCTATGAGACGGCTAACCTCATCGAGTCCGCGCGATGA
- a CDS encoding DUF2948 family protein: MSASLLRLMAEDAGDLDIIGAAVQDALVRVGEINFDRKARRFTVMINRFRWEAAGEKGPYERVRSALSFDSVLGVKSRRVRQDTDEALASLLSLGFIPEEEPPGGVVRLLLAGGGEIAIAVECLDAVLVDTGPTWSTPRRPDHEQG; the protein is encoded by the coding sequence ATGAGTGCAAGCCTACTCAGGTTGATGGCGGAAGATGCTGGCGACCTCGATATTATCGGGGCGGCGGTGCAAGACGCGCTGGTGCGGGTCGGCGAAATCAATTTCGACAGAAAAGCACGCCGCTTTACGGTGATGATCAACCGGTTTCGTTGGGAGGCCGCCGGTGAAAAGGGGCCGTATGAGAGGGTTCGTTCGGCATTGTCGTTCGACAGCGTCTTAGGCGTGAAGAGCCGCCGGGTGCGCCAAGATACCGACGAAGCGCTCGCCTCGCTGCTTTCGCTCGGATTCATTCCTGAAGAAGAGCCGCCGGGCGGCGTTGTACGTTTGTTGCTCGCTGGTGGCGGTGAAATCGCCATCGCTGTTGAATGCCTCGACGCGGTTTTGGTCGACACAGGTCCGACTTGGTCTACGCCGCGCCGGCCTGATCACGAGCAAGGTTGA
- a CDS encoding sulfite exporter TauE/SafE family protein, with product MELTTDLWPGLATVFGLFLAVGFLAQLVDGAVGMAYGVISSSVLLAFGVPPAQASATIHAAECFTTGASGASHLLHRNVDWKLFWRLAPAGVVGGVAGAYLLTGFDATFIKAIVIAYLGVLGIYMLFRAMREPKEEPPHLKHVIPVGLAGGFLDASGGGGWGPVVTSTLLGRGHTPRYVIGSVNSAEFVVTVAISLTFLWTLITGRFELEGGLWTGGAALGGLIIGGLVAAPLAGYVTKIAPARVLLAAASVLVIGLSIWQGIQLWPRLLEYPIFNEMVQSARLSVNR from the coding sequence ATGGAACTTACAACGGACCTTTGGCCCGGCCTTGCGACCGTGTTCGGTCTCTTTCTCGCGGTTGGTTTTCTCGCCCAATTGGTAGATGGCGCAGTGGGGATGGCGTACGGCGTCATCTCATCAAGCGTGCTGCTTGCTTTCGGCGTGCCCCCCGCCCAGGCGTCGGCGACGATCCATGCCGCTGAGTGCTTTACGACCGGGGCGTCTGGCGCATCTCACCTTCTGCATCGCAACGTCGATTGGAAGCTGTTCTGGCGCTTGGCGCCGGCGGGCGTTGTTGGCGGCGTGGCTGGTGCATATTTGCTGACTGGTTTTGACGCCACCTTCATCAAGGCGATCGTTATCGCCTATCTCGGCGTTCTGGGCATTTACATGCTCTTCCGCGCGATGCGCGAACCCAAGGAAGAGCCGCCGCACCTTAAGCACGTTATTCCTGTTGGCCTCGCGGGCGGTTTTCTCGACGCCAGCGGTGGAGGCGGCTGGGGCCCGGTGGTGACGTCGACGTTGCTGGGGCGCGGACACACGCCCCGGTACGTGATCGGGAGCGTCAACTCCGCCGAGTTTGTCGTTACGGTTGCGATCTCATTAACGTTCCTCTGGACGCTGATAACAGGGCGCTTCGAACTTGAAGGCGGTCTTTGGACCGGCGGCGCAGCGCTTGGCGGCCTTATCATTGGCGGGCTCGTAGCAGCTCCGCTTGCGGGCTATGTCACAAAGATCGCGCCCGCGCGCGTTCTGCTCGCTGCGGCGTCCGTGCTCGTGATTGGACTATCGATCTGGCAGGGCATTCAGCTTTGGCCGCGCCTGCTCGAATACCCGATTTTCAACGAGATGGTTCAGTCGGCGCGTCTCAGCGTTAACCGTTAG
- a CDS encoding SDR family NAD(P)-dependent oxidoreductase, with the protein MTSGSLDRAVVVTGASTGIGRAAVAKAVREGAHVFPSVRKQSDADSLKAEFGEAVTPLLFDVVDEGAVRAGAAQVAAALGNRKLFGLLNNAGIAVAGPLLHLDTDELRKQFEINFFGVHNVTRAFADLLGADKSRTGNPGRIVMISSVGGQNGSPFVGPYSASKFAMEGYSQSLRRELMLYGIDVIVVGPGAIATPIWDKAGESDLSRFSNTDYAPMLKGVENYMLKQGHAGLPASDVGDLVWLCFTAPKPKTRYRILRNEFMDVTMPNLIGPRAVDKVIAKRLGFPKPK; encoded by the coding sequence ATGACGTCAGGCTCTCTCGATCGTGCGGTGGTTGTGACTGGTGCGTCCACCGGCATCGGCCGCGCAGCTGTCGCCAAAGCGGTGCGCGAGGGCGCGCACGTGTTTCCGAGCGTGCGCAAACAATCGGATGCCGACAGTCTCAAAGCTGAGTTTGGCGAGGCCGTTACCCCGCTTCTGTTCGATGTTGTCGATGAAGGCGCCGTGCGTGCGGGCGCAGCGCAAGTTGCGGCGGCGCTGGGCAATCGCAAGCTCTTTGGTTTGCTAAACAATGCAGGCATAGCCGTGGCGGGGCCGTTGCTTCACCTCGACACCGACGAATTGCGCAAACAATTCGAGATTAATTTCTTCGGCGTTCACAACGTCACGCGCGCGTTCGCGGACTTGCTCGGCGCCGATAAGTCGCGCACGGGCAACCCGGGCCGCATCGTCATGATTTCGTCCGTGGGCGGTCAGAACGGTTCGCCGTTTGTGGGTCCGTACTCGGCTTCGAAATTTGCGATGGAAGGCTACTCCCAATCGCTACGCCGCGAACTCATGCTCTATGGCATCGACGTGATTGTTGTTGGCCCCGGCGCGATCGCAACGCCAATTTGGGACAAAGCGGGCGAGAGCGATCTTAGCCGTTTCAGCAACACCGATTACGCTCCCATGCTGAAGGGCGTTGAGAACTACATGCTGAAGCAGGGGCATGCGGGCCTTCCGGCGTCTGATGTTGGCGATCTCGTTTGGCTTTGCTTTACGGCTCCCAAGCCCAAGACGCGTTATCGTATCCTCCGCAACGAATTTATGGACGTGACGATGCCGAACCTGATTGGCCCGCGTGCGGTCGATAAGGTCATCGCCAAGCGTCTTGGATTTCCGAAGCCCAAATGA